One Armatimonadota bacterium genomic region harbors:
- a CDS encoding ABC transporter ATP-binding protein, which translates to MSADGSASPRRPAVVWLRDITKTYLLGKVEVHALRGVSLEIAPGELVAIMGPSGSGKSTLMNIIGCLDRPTSGTYLLDGQDVSRMSDDALAEVRNRRIGFVFQTFNLMPRLSALKNVEVPMLYAELSRYERRMRAVRALERVGLGDRLHHTPAELSGGQQQRVAIARALVNEPRVVLADEPTGNLDSRSGEEVLALFQALNASGVTIAMVTHDRDVAEHTRRILFLRDGRLVRDEPVPSPRVAERELEAIGE; encoded by the coding sequence ATGAGCGCGGACGGTTCGGCGTCGCCACGGCGTCCTGCGGTCGTCTGGCTGCGGGACATCACAAAGACCTACCTTCTCGGGAAGGTAGAGGTGCACGCGCTGCGCGGCGTCAGCCTCGAGATCGCTCCGGGAGAGCTGGTGGCGATCATGGGACCCTCGGGGTCGGGCAAGTCGACCCTGATGAACATCATCGGCTGCCTCGACCGCCCGACGTCCGGAACCTATCTGTTGGACGGCCAGGACGTCAGCCGGATGAGCGATGACGCACTCGCGGAGGTGCGCAACCGCCGCATCGGATTCGTGTTTCAGACGTTCAACCTCATGCCGCGGCTCAGCGCGCTGAAGAACGTCGAAGTGCCGATGCTGTACGCGGAACTGTCGCGCTACGAACGTCGCATGCGCGCGGTCCGCGCGCTCGAACGCGTGGGTCTTGGCGACCGGCTCCACCATACGCCCGCCGAGCTGTCGGGCGGGCAGCAGCAGCGGGTGGCGATCGCCCGCGCGCTGGTGAACGAGCCGAGGGTCGTGCTGGCCGACGAGCCCACCGGAAACCTAGACAGCCGGTCCGGGGAGGAAGTGCTCGCGCTGTTCCAGGCGCTCAACGCGTCCGGGGTGACCATCGCGATGGTCACCCACGATCGCGACGTCGCCGAGCACACCCGCCGGATCCTCTTTTTGCGTGATGGCCGGCTTGTGCGTGACGAGCCGGTGCCCTCACCGCGCGTCGCCGAGCGCGAACTGGAAGCCATCGGCGAGTAG
- a CDS encoding efflux RND transporter periplasmic adaptor subunit, with protein MRLRRLGFVVVVLAAVVGLLWSLGIGFPGAPEEIDAARVRRGDLEIALPVTGTFETRSVELSFEIPGRLAAVYVREGQALRAGQVVAAIDDREVVAAAEQAEAAARAAASEAQRAQTQVQAATAEAERTRAAVESARQQSRQAEAAWRAAQANLAQVQAGARPAELQQAQAALDAARAGLEQAGRNFDAQERLYREGAISSAQLDLARTQLETAEAQYRQAAAQLEALRAGARPEAVAAAREQVRQAEAAWQASLANVRQVEAAWRSSLVGVQQARTVALSAAANAQQAAAAARAARARAARARLAAPFDGVVTRVYLNVGMAVGPGVPVVSFAEPGGWVSAEVDEADIGRVSVGMPARVTADAYPGRIFTGRVTRIGRQVEVRLGSRVVRVRVDLDGPAGMRVGTSVDIDLILRTVRDAVLVPVEAVVAAADGGPHVYVVAGAVLRRRDVRTGESNDFDTVVVGGLREGEIVALADPSLLREGLRVRVRSVR; from the coding sequence GGGCATCGGCTTCCCTGGCGCGCCGGAGGAAATCGACGCGGCCCGCGTGCGCCGCGGCGACCTGGAGATTGCACTGCCGGTGACCGGGACCTTCGAGACGCGATCGGTCGAGCTGTCCTTCGAGATCCCCGGCAGGTTGGCAGCCGTCTACGTCCGCGAGGGCCAGGCGCTGCGCGCCGGCCAGGTGGTCGCGGCCATTGACGACCGCGAGGTCGTGGCGGCTGCCGAGCAGGCCGAGGCGGCAGCGCGGGCGGCGGCGAGTGAAGCACAGAGGGCGCAGACGCAGGTACAGGCGGCGACAGCGGAAGCCGAGCGCACCCGCGCCGCGGTCGAATCCGCGCGTCAGCAATCCCGGCAGGCCGAAGCCGCGTGGCGGGCCGCGCAGGCGAATCTCGCCCAGGTCCAGGCGGGCGCGCGGCCGGCCGAACTGCAGCAGGCGCAAGCGGCCCTGGACGCTGCCCGGGCGGGTCTGGAGCAGGCCGGGCGCAACTTCGATGCCCAGGAACGGTTGTACCGCGAAGGCGCCATCAGCAGCGCCCAGCTCGACTTGGCGCGTACGCAGCTGGAGACCGCCGAAGCCCAGTACCGGCAGGCCGCCGCACAGCTGGAGGCTCTGCGCGCTGGCGCCCGTCCGGAGGCGGTGGCCGCTGCGCGCGAACAGGTGCGCCAGGCCGAAGCGGCCTGGCAGGCCTCGCTGGCCAACGTCCGGCAGGTCGAGGCCGCCTGGCGTTCGTCCCTGGTCGGCGTGCAGCAGGCCCGCACCGTGGCGCTGTCCGCGGCGGCCAACGCCCAACAGGCGGCGGCGGCCGCGCGTGCCGCCCGCGCCCGCGCCGCCCGCGCCCGTCTGGCGGCGCCGTTCGACGGTGTGGTGACGAGGGTGTATCTCAACGTGGGGATGGCGGTCGGCCCGGGGGTGCCGGTGGTGTCGTTCGCCGAACCGGGCGGTTGGGTGAGTGCGGAGGTCGACGAGGCCGACATCGGAAGGGTGAGCGTCGGCATGCCGGCGCGCGTGACCGCCGACGCCTATCCCGGCCGCATCTTCACCGGTCGCGTCACACGGATCGGCCGGCAGGTGGAGGTTCGCCTGGGCAGCCGCGTCGTGCGCGTCCGCGTGGACCTCGACGGGCCGGCGGGCATGCGCGTCGGGACGAGCGTCGACATCGACCTGATCCTGCGTACCGTGCGCGACGCCGTCCTCGTCCCGGTCGAAGCCGTGGTCGCGGCGGCAGACGGCGGGCCGCACGTGTACGTCGTCGCCGGTGCCGTGCTGCGCCGGCGAGATGTCCGCACCGGGGAGAGCAACGACTTCGACACCGTCGTCGTCGGCGGCCTGCGGGAGGGCGAAATCGTCGCGCTGGCCGATCCCTCCCTGCTACGCGAGGGGCTGCGGGTACGGGTGCGGTCTGTCCGATGA